A stretch of the Perca flavescens isolate YP-PL-M2 chromosome 3, PFLA_1.0, whole genome shotgun sequence genome encodes the following:
- the LOC114552274 gene encoding extracellular calcium-sensing receptor translates to MPEPLRCTGSINTRELHFSLAMIFAIEEINNSTELLPGIKLGYQIYDSCASVPVAVHVAFQLSNGLDPVFYTGDNCSQSGMVKAVVGETGSTPSISMSRIIGPFNIPQVSPFATCACLSNKQQYPSFFRTVPSDQFQADALAKLIKHFGWTWIGAVRSDSDYGNNGMASFLDAARKEGICVEYSESFYRTHPRSRIQRVADVIRRSTAMVVVAFAASGDLRLLLEELLLEPSPPRQWIGSEAWVTNTDMLRFSFCAGAIGFAIERSVIPGLRDFLLDLSPSKVAASPVLTEFWEDAFNCRLGKSAATDERLCDGTEDIKTLQIPYTDTSQLRITNVVYKAVYAIAHAIHKAVCQKTNSTTQCYKVSRIESKEVLNQLKKVHFSQNGYDVSFDANGDPVARYELVNWQKRESGSIEIVTVGHYDASMPVGQKFRINRNITWVNGGTQAPVSVCTDSCPLGTRKVLQKGKPICCYDCVPCPEGEISNATDSPDCFPCPKEFWPNAERDTCLPKPVEFLSYNEVLGIILAAFSVGGACLAIITAAVFYRHRTSPIVRANNSELSFLLLFSLTLCFLCSLTFIGAPSEWSCMLRHTAFGITFVLCMSCVLGKTIVVLMAFKATLPGSNVMKWFGPPQQRMTVVSFTFIQVLICTIWLVISPPFPMKNLTIYKKRIILECALGSAVGFWAVLGYIGLLAIFCFVLAVLARKLPDNFNEAKLITFSVLIFCAVWITFIPAYLSSPGKFTVAVEIFAILASSFGLILCIFAPKCFIILFKPEKNTKKHLMNKNQP, encoded by the exons ATGCCTGAGCCACTAAGATGCACAGGAAG CATTAACACCCGTGAACTGCACTTCTCACTTGCAATGATCTTTGCCATCGAGGAGATAAACAacagcacggagctgctgccGGGAATCAAACTCGGTTATCAGATCTACGACTCGTGCGCCTCGGTGCCCGTGGCGGTGCATGTGGCATTCCAGCTTTCAAATGGCCTGGACCCGGTGTTTTACACCGGTGACAATTGCTCACAATCTGGTATGGTGAAGGCTGTCGTTGGTGAGACTGGGTCCACGCCATCCATCAGCATGTCGCGCATCATCGGGCCCTTTAACATCCCTCAA GTGAGCCCCTTTGCCACTTGTGCATGTCTGTCAAATAAGCAGCAGTACCCAAGTTTTTTCAGAACAGTCCCTAGTGATCAGTTCCAGGCTGACGCGCTGGCCAAGCTGATAAAACACTTTGGCTGGACTTGGATAGGTGCTGTCCGGTCAGATTCGGACTATGGCAATAATGGTATGGCGTCTTTCCTGGACGCAGCACGCAAAGAGGGGATCTGTGTGGAATACTCTGAATCTTTCTATCGGACCCACCCACGTAGCAGGATCCAGAGAGTAGCTGACGTTATCCGCAG GTCGACAGCTATGGTTGTTGTGGCATTTGCAGCCTCTGGAGACCTGAGGCTTCTGCTGGAGGAGCTGTTGCTTGAGCCTTCCCCACCTCGCCAGTGGATAGGCAGTGAAGCCTGGgtaacaaacacagacatgctgAGGTTCAGCTTCTGTGCTGGAGCCATCGGATTTGCCATTGAGCGATCTGTCATCCCAGGTCTGAGAGACTTCTTGCTGGATCTCTCTCCTTCTAAAGTGGCTGCCTCTCCAGTGCTTACTGAGTTCTGGGAGGATGCATTCAACTGCAGGCTGGGAAAAA GTGCAGCTACAGATGAGAGATTATGTGATGGAACTGAAGACATAAAGACGCTCCAGATCCCGTACACTGACACATCTCAGCTCCGAATCACTAACGTGGTATACAAGGCTGTTTATGCAATAGCTCATGCCATTCATAAAGCAGTGTGTCagaaaacaaattctacaactCAGTGTTACAAAGTATCCAGGATAGAATCCAAAGAG GTTCTTAATCAGCTGAAGAAAGTACATTTTTCCCAAAATGGTTATGATGTGTCATTTGATGCCAACGGGGATCCTGTGGCCAGATACGAGCTGGTTAACTGGCAAAAAAGAGAAAGTGGCAGCATTGAGATAGTGACAGTAGGGCACTATGATGCATCAATGCCGGTGGGCCAGAAGTTTCGTATCAACAGGAACATCACCTGGGTTAATGGTGGAACACAA GCTCCTGTGTCAGTGTGCACTGACAGCTGTCCTCTAGGAACTCGTAAAGTGCTGCAGAAAGGAAAACCCATCTGCTGTTATGATTGCGTACCGTGTCCCGAGGGAGAGATTAGCAATGCTACAg aTTCCCCTGATTGTTTTCCTTGCCCCAAGGAGTTCTGGCCTaatgcagagagagacactTGTCTCCCCAAACCTGTAGAGTTTCTTTCCTACAACGAGGTCCTAGGAATCATCCTGGCTGCATTCTCAGTTGGTGGTGCCTGTCTGGCCATTATAACAGCGGCTGTGTTCTATCGTCACAGGACATCCCCGATTGTCAGGGCCAACAACTCTGAGCTgagcttcctgctgctcttctccctgaCTCTATGTTTCTTATGTTCATTAACTTTCATTGGAGCACCCTCTGAGTGGTCCTGCATGCTGCGCCACACAGCGTTTGGAATCACCTTTGTCCTCTGTATGTCTTGTGTTCTTGGAAAAACAATAGTAGTGTTAATGGCCTTCAAAGCTACACTCCCAGGTAGTAATGTCATGAAATGGTTTGGTCCTCCACAGCAAAGAATGACTGTAGTGTCTTTTACGTTCATTCAAGTTTTAATATGTACTATTTGGCTGGTTATTAGTCCACCTTTTCCAATGAAAAACCTAACCATATACAAAAAGAGAATCATCCTGGAGTGTGCATTAGGCTCAGCTGTTGGGTTCTGGGCTGTGCTCGGGTACATAGGCCTACTGGCTATCTTTTGCTTTGTGTTAGCTGTCCTAGCTCGGAAATTACCTGATAATTTTAATGAGGCCAAGCTCATCACCTTCAGCGTGCTGATATTCTGTGCAGTCTGGATCACCTTCATTCCTGCATATCTCAGCTCTCCTGGGAAATTTACTGTGGCTGTGGAGATATTTGCCATTCTGGCCTCCAGTTTTGGACTAATACTGTGTATATTTGCTCCAAAGTGTTTCATTATATTGTTTAAGCCAGAGAAGAACACCAagaaacatttaatgaacaaaaaTCAACCCTAA
- the LOC114552273 gene encoding extracellular calcium-sensing receptor-like → MDGDYVIGGVFSIHHYMHTVKHNYTTMPEPLRCTGSIKTRELRFSRAMIFAIEEINNSTELLPGIKLGYQIYDSCASVPVAVHVAFKLSNGLDPVFYTGDNCSQSGMVMAVVGETGSSPSISMSRIIGPFNIPQVSHFATCACLSDKQQYPNFFRTIPSDQFQAEALAKLVKHFGWTWIGAVRSDSDYGNNGMASFLDSAHREGICVEYSESFYRTHPRSRIQKVADVIRRSTAMVVVAFAAFGEVRLLLEELALEPSPPRQWIGSEAWVTDTELLRFSFCAGAIGFGIQKSVIPGLRDFLLDLSPSKVAASPVLTEFWEDAFNCRLGKSAATDERVCDGTEDIKTLQSPYTDTSQLRITNMVYKAVYAIAHAIHKAVCQKKNSTTQCDKFTRIESKEVLTQLKKVNFSRNGYDVSFDANGDPVARYELVNWQRSESGSIKLVTVGQYDASLPVGQKFRINRNLTWVDGGTQVPMSVCTDSCSPGTRKVLQRGKPICCYDCLLCPEGEISNATDSPDCFPCPKEFWPNAERDTCLPKPVEFLSYNEVLGITLAAFSVGGACLAIITAAVFYRHRTSPIVRANNSELSFLLLFSLTLCFLCSLTFIGAPSEWSCMLRHTAFGITFVLCMSCVLGKTIVVLMAFKATLPGSNVMKWFGPPQQRMTVVSFTLIQVLICTIWLVLSPPFPMKNLTIYKKRIILECALGSAVGFWAVLGYIGLLAIFCFVLAVLARKLPDNFNEAKLITFSMLIFCAVWITFIPAYLSSPGKFTVAVEIFAILASSFGLILCIFAPKCFIILFKPEKNTKKYLMNKNRS, encoded by the exons ATGGATGGTGACTACGTTATTGGGGGTGTTTTCTCTATACACCACTACATGCACACAGTGAAGCATAACTACACCACCATGCCTGAGCCATTAAGATGCACAGGGAG CATTAAAACCCGTGAACTGCGCTTCTCACGTGCAATGATCTTCGCCATCGAGGAGATAAACAacagcacggagctgctgccGGGAATCAAACTCGGTTATCAGATCTACGACTCGTGCGCCTCGGTGCCCGTGGCGGTGCATGTGGCATTCAAACTTTCAAATGGCCTGGACCCGGTGTTTTACACCGGTGACAATTGCTCACAATCTGGTATGGTGATGGCTGTCGTTGGTGAGACTGGGTCCTCACCATCTATCAGCATGTCGCGCATCATCGGGCCCTTTAACATCCCTCAA GTGAGCCACTTTGCCACTTGTGCATGTCTGTCCGATAAGCAGCAGTACCCAAATTTCTTCAGAACAATCCCTAGTGATCAGTTCCAGGCTGAAGCGCTGGCCAAGCTGGTAAAACACTTTGGCTGGACTTGGATAGGTGCTGTCCGGTCAGATTCGGACTATGGCAATAATGGTATGGCGTCTTTTCTGGACTCAGCTCACAGAGAGGGGATCTGTGTGGAATACTCTGAATCTTTCTATCGGACCCACCCACGTAGCAGGATCCAGAAAGTAGCAGACGTTATCCGCAG GTCGACAGCTATGGTTGTTGTGGCATTTGCAGCCTTTGGAGAGGTGAGGCTTCTGCTGGAGGAGCTGGCGCTCGAGCCATCTCCACCTCGCCAGTGGATAGGCAGTGAAGCCTGGGTAACAGACACCGAATTGCTGAGGTTCAGCTTCTGTGCTGGAGCCATCGGATTTGGCATTCAGAAATCTGTCATCCCAGGTCTGAGAGACTTCTTGCTGGATCTCTCTCCTTCTAAAGTGGCTGCCTCTCCAGTGCTTACTGAGTTCTGGGAGGATGCATTCAACTGCAGGCTGGGAAAAA gtgcAGCCACagatgagagagtgtgtgatggAACTGAAGACATAAAGACACTCCAGAGCCCGTACACTGACACATCTCAGCTCCGGATCACTAACATGGTATACAAGGCTGTCTATGCAATAGCTCATGCCATTCATAAAGCAGTGTGccagaaaaaaaattctacaaCTCAGTGTGACAAATTCACCAGGATAGAATCAAAAGAG GTTCTTACTCAGCTGAAGAAAGTAAATTTTTCTCGAAATGGTTATGATGTGTCATTTGATGCCAACGGTGATCCTGTGGCCAGATATGAGCTGGTTAACTGGCAAAGAAGTGAAAGTGGCAGTATTAAGTTGGTGACAGTAGGACAATACGATGCATCACTGCCAGTGGGCCAGAAGTTTCGTATCAACAGGAACCTCACATGGGTGGACGGTGGGACACAA GTTCCTATGTCAGTGTGCACTGACAGCTGTTCTCCAGGAACTCGTAAAGTGCTGCAGAGAGGAAAACCCATCTGCTGTTATGATTGTTTACTGTGTCCTGAGGGAGAGATTAGCAATGCTACAG ATTCCCCTGATTGTTTTCCTTGCCCCAAGGAGTTCTGGCCTaatgcagagagagacactTGTCTCCCCAAACCTGTAGAGTTTCTTTCCTACAACGAGGTCCTAGGAATCACCCTGGCTGCATTCTCAGTTGGTGGTGCCTGTCTGGCCATTATAACAGCGGCTGTGTTCTATCGTCACAGGACATCCCCGATTGTCAGGGCCAACAACTCTGAGCTgagcttcctgctgctcttctccctgaCTCTATGTTTCTTATGTTCATTAACTTTCATTGGAGCACCCTCTGAGTGGTCCTGCATGCTGCGCCACACAGCGTTTGGAATCACCTTTGTCCTCTGTATGTCTTGTGTTCTTGGAAAAACAATAGTAGTGTTAATGGCCTTCAAAGCTACACTCCCAGGTAGTAATGTCATGAAATGGTTTGGTCCTCCACAGCAAAGAATGACTGTAGTGTCTTTCACACTTATTCAAGTTTTAATATGTACTATTTGGTTAGTTCTTAGTCCCCCTTTCCCAATGAAAAACCTAACCATATACAAAAAGAGAATCATCCTGGAGTGTGCATTAGGCTCAGCTGTTGGGTTCTGGGCTGTGCTCGGGTACATAGGCTTACTGGCTATCTTTTGCTTTGTGTTAGCTGTCCTAGCTCGGAAATTACCTGATAATTTTAATGAGGCCAAGCTCATCACCTTCAGCATGCTGATATTCTGTGCAGTCTGGATCACCTTTATTCCTGCATATCTCAGCTCTCCTGGGAAATTTACTGTTGCTGTGGAGATATTTGCCATTCTGGCCTCCAGTTTTGGACTAATACTGTGTATATTTGCTCCAAAGTGTTTCATTATATTGTTTAAGCCAGAGAAAAACACCAAGAAATATTTAATGAACAAAAATCGATCCTAA